Proteins from a single region of Halorubrum sp. 2020YC2:
- a CDS encoding pirin family protein: protein MNNAARADSGLFHAPRSDVFQNQGTFRTRFNFPGRNLPDRDDHGYGPLSTVVESFMDPGTLIRMHQHRDEEIVSWVPAGVMRHDDREGNELVTDSEHLLVMNAGAGFWHAEETLADDPPLRMLQIFVRPQETGLEPGIQHGPLPDPEPNAWRRVFAPAGSDHPFTVRNAVDCYDVRLDADAGATLPEIEGRDAYVYVFEGDADVDGVALDETESALWTGDGAPPTVTAGDEGATAVAFLIDPDAPVTRQGTIGR, encoded by the coding sequence ATGAACAACGCCGCCAGGGCCGACAGCGGCCTCTTCCACGCGCCGCGGTCCGACGTCTTTCAGAACCAGGGGACGTTCCGCACTCGGTTCAATTTCCCGGGCCGGAACCTCCCGGACCGCGACGACCACGGGTACGGCCCGCTCTCGACGGTCGTCGAGTCGTTCATGGACCCCGGCACGCTGATCCGGATGCACCAGCACCGCGACGAGGAGATCGTCTCGTGGGTCCCCGCGGGCGTGATGCGCCACGACGACCGCGAGGGCAACGAACTCGTCACCGACTCCGAGCACCTCCTCGTGATGAACGCGGGCGCGGGGTTCTGGCACGCCGAGGAGACGCTCGCGGACGACCCGCCCCTCCGGATGCTCCAGATATTCGTCCGCCCGCAAGAGACCGGCTTGGAGCCCGGAATCCAGCACGGGCCGCTCCCGGACCCCGAGCCGAACGCGTGGCGTCGCGTGTTCGCGCCCGCGGGGTCCGACCACCCGTTCACCGTGCGCAACGCGGTCGACTGCTACGACGTCCGCCTCGACGCGGACGCAGGGGCGACGCTCCCCGAAATTGAGGGCCGCGACGCCTACGTGTACGTCTTCGAGGGGGACGCCGACGTCGACGGCGTCGCGCTCGACGAGACGGAGAGCGCCCTGTGGACCGGCGACGGCGCCCCGCCGACCGTGACCGCGGGCGACGAGGGCGCGACCGCCGTAGCGTTCCTCATCGACCCGGACGCGCCCGTGACGCGGCAGGGGACGATCGGGCGATAA
- a CDS encoding class I SAM-dependent methyltransferase: MTTVLSNRDRRKRDDRPDGAFYDEPRFVTHADDAFLDRLTALYASVTDPGDRVLDAMSSWVSHLPDADYERVVGHGLNEAELAANDRLDEHVVSDLNRDQSLPFADDAFDAVCCALSVQYLQYPGAVFAEFARVLAPGGTAVVSFSNRMFPTKAVRAWRAASMDERADLVERYLAAGGFPASERIAERPSGDPFYAVVGTAP, encoded by the coding sequence GTGACGACCGTCCTTTCCAACCGCGACCGGCGCAAGCGGGACGACCGGCCCGACGGGGCGTTCTACGACGAGCCGCGGTTCGTCACCCACGCCGACGACGCCTTCCTCGACAGGCTGACCGCGCTGTACGCGTCCGTGACCGACCCCGGCGACCGCGTCCTCGACGCGATGAGCAGCTGGGTCTCGCACCTGCCCGACGCGGACTACGAACGCGTCGTCGGCCACGGACTCAACGAGGCGGAACTGGCCGCCAACGACCGGCTCGACGAGCACGTCGTCAGCGACCTGAACCGGGACCAGTCGCTCCCCTTTGCCGACGACGCCTTCGACGCCGTCTGCTGTGCGCTGTCGGTCCAGTACCTCCAGTACCCGGGAGCCGTCTTCGCGGAGTTCGCCCGGGTCCTCGCGCCCGGCGGGACGGCCGTCGTCAGCTTCTCGAACCGGATGTTCCCGACCAAGGCGGTCCGCGCGTGGCGGGCCGCCTCGATGGACGAGCGCGCCGACCTCGTCGAGCGGTACCTCGCGGCCGGCGGGTTCCCGGCCTCGGAACGGATCGCGGAGCGCCCAAGCGGGGACCCGTTCTACGCCGTGGTCGGGACCGCGCCGTGA